From the Lepidochelys kempii isolate rLepKem1 chromosome 2, rLepKem1.hap2, whole genome shotgun sequence genome, one window contains:
- the LOC140907831 gene encoding cryptochrome DASH-like isoform X1, with the protein MSGAGPRTVICLLRHDLRYHDSQVLHWAQNNADYIIPLYCFDPRQYLRTYYYGFPKTGPHRLKFLLESVKDLRQTLKKKGSNLVVRKGNPEDVVHDLITQLGTVAAVAFHEEVTKEELDVEKALQRVCAQHGVKIQTFWASTLYHRDDLPFSHISRLPDVYTQFRKAVEAQVKVRPTVQMADQLKPLAPGVEDGCIPLPEEFGQKDPLTDPRTAFPCSGGETQALMRLQHYFWDTNLVASYKETRNGLIGIDYSTKFAPWLALGCISPQYIYEQIRKYEKERTANQSTYWVIFELLWRDYFRFVALKYGTRIFLLKGLQDKEVPWKKDPKLLDAWKEGRTGVPFVDANMRELAATGFMSNRGRQNVASFLTKDLGLDWRMGAEWFEYLLVDYDVCSNYGNWLYSAGIGNDPRENRKFNMIKQGLDYDSNGDYVRLWVPEIQCVKGGEIHTLWALSNTDLSEAGIALGETYPLPVVLAREWSRHIKQRPNKRDHPPRGRKDPSDTPRQHKDRGVDFYFSRNKDLS; encoded by the exons ATGTCGGGGGCCGGGCCGAGGACGGTGATCTGCCTGCTGCGCCACGACCTGCGCTACCACGACAGCCAG GTACTACACTGGGCTCAGAATAACGCAGACTATATCATTCCTCTCTACTGCTTTGATCCAAGACAGTACCTAAGAACCTATTACTATGGTTTCCCAAAGACTGGGCCGCATCGACTCAAATTTTTACTGGAAAGCGTGAAGGATCTAAGGCAAACACTCAAGAAAAAAGGAAG TAATTTGGTGGTAAGGAAAGGGAATCCGGAAGATGTGGTTCATGATCTTATTACGCAGCTGGGCACCGTTGCTGCCGTGGCTTTCCATGAAGAG GTGACGAAAGAGGAGCTGGACGTAGAGAAGGCGCTGCAGCGGGTGTGCGCTCAGCATGGGGTGAAGATCCAGACCTTCTGGGCATCCACTCTCTATCACCGGGACGACCTGCCGTTCAGCCACATTTCCAG GTTGCCTGATGTCTATACCCAGTTCCGAAAAGCAGTGGAGGCTCAGGTCAAAGTCCGTCCCACTGTGCAGATGGCAGATCAGCTAAAGCCTCTGGCCCCAGGGGTAGAAGACGGATGCATCCCCTTGCCTGAGGAGTTTGGACAGAAGG ATCCCCTGACGGATCCGCGAACAGCCTTCCCCTGCAGCGGAGGAGAGACCCAGGCCTTAATGAGGCTGCAGCATTATTTCTGGGATACG AACCTAGTGGCATCTTACAAGGAGACTCGAAATGGACTGATAGGAATAGATTATTCAACCAAGTTTGCACCATG GCTGGCGTTAGGCTGTATTTCACCCCAATATATTTATGAGCAGATCCGGAAGTATGAAAAAGAGAGAACTGCAAATCAGAGCACATACTG GGTCATATTCGAACTCCTGTGGAGGGATTACTTCCGATTTGTCGCCCTGAAGTACGGGACAAGGATTTTCTTATTGAAAG GACTGCAGGATAAAGAGGTGCCTTGGAAGAAAGATCCCAAGCTATTGGACGCTTGGAAAG AAGGAAGAACGGGGGTTCCTTTTGTAGATGCCAACATGAGAGAGCTAGCAGCGACGGGCTTCATGTCCAACAGAGGGCGCCAGAATGTTGCCAGCTTTCTCACCAAGGACCTGGGGTTGGACTGGAGGATGGGGGCAGAGTGGTTTGAGTACCTGCTG GTGGACTATGATGTCTGCAGCAATTATGGAAACTGGTTATATAGCGCTGGAATTGGAAACGATCCAAGAGAAAACAGGAAGTTTAACATGATTAAACAAGGCCTGGATTATGACAGCAAC GGAGATTATGTCCGACTGTGGGTTCCAGAAATACAGTGTGTAAAGGGAGGGGAGATACACACACTCTGGGCGCTGAGCAACACAGATCTCTCAGAAGCTGGGATAGCTTTAGGGGAGACCTATCCACTGCCAGTCGTCCTGGCCCGGGAATGGAGCAGACATATCAAGCAGAGGCCT
- the LOC140907831 gene encoding cryptochrome DASH-like isoform X3 has product MFQKIMQETPCNLVVRKGNPEDVVHDLITQLGTVAAVAFHEEVTKEELDVEKALQRVCAQHGVKIQTFWASTLYHRDDLPFSHISRLPDVYTQFRKAVEAQVKVRPTVQMADQLKPLAPGVEDGCIPLPEEFGQKDPLTDPRTAFPCSGGETQALMRLQHYFWDTNLVASYKETRNGLIGIDYSTKFAPWLALGCISPQYIYEQIRKYEKERTANQSTYWVIFELLWRDYFRFVALKYGTRIFLLKGLQDKEVPWKKDPKLLDAWKEGRTGVPFVDANMRELAATGFMSNRGRQNVASFLTKDLGLDWRMGAEWFEYLLVDYDVCSNYGNWLYSAGIGNDPRENRKFNMIKQGLDYDSNGDYVRLWVPEIQCVKGGEIHTLWALSNTDLSEAGIALGETYPLPVVLAREWSRHIKQRPNKRDHPPRGRKDPSDTPRQHKDRGVDFYFSRNKDLS; this is encoded by the exons atgtttcagaagatTATGCAAGAAACCCCATG TAATTTGGTGGTAAGGAAAGGGAATCCGGAAGATGTGGTTCATGATCTTATTACGCAGCTGGGCACCGTTGCTGCCGTGGCTTTCCATGAAGAG GTGACGAAAGAGGAGCTGGACGTAGAGAAGGCGCTGCAGCGGGTGTGCGCTCAGCATGGGGTGAAGATCCAGACCTTCTGGGCATCCACTCTCTATCACCGGGACGACCTGCCGTTCAGCCACATTTCCAG GTTGCCTGATGTCTATACCCAGTTCCGAAAAGCAGTGGAGGCTCAGGTCAAAGTCCGTCCCACTGTGCAGATGGCAGATCAGCTAAAGCCTCTGGCCCCAGGGGTAGAAGACGGATGCATCCCCTTGCCTGAGGAGTTTGGACAGAAGG ATCCCCTGACGGATCCGCGAACAGCCTTCCCCTGCAGCGGAGGAGAGACCCAGGCCTTAATGAGGCTGCAGCATTATTTCTGGGATACG AACCTAGTGGCATCTTACAAGGAGACTCGAAATGGACTGATAGGAATAGATTATTCAACCAAGTTTGCACCATG GCTGGCGTTAGGCTGTATTTCACCCCAATATATTTATGAGCAGATCCGGAAGTATGAAAAAGAGAGAACTGCAAATCAGAGCACATACTG GGTCATATTCGAACTCCTGTGGAGGGATTACTTCCGATTTGTCGCCCTGAAGTACGGGACAAGGATTTTCTTATTGAAAG GACTGCAGGATAAAGAGGTGCCTTGGAAGAAAGATCCCAAGCTATTGGACGCTTGGAAAG AAGGAAGAACGGGGGTTCCTTTTGTAGATGCCAACATGAGAGAGCTAGCAGCGACGGGCTTCATGTCCAACAGAGGGCGCCAGAATGTTGCCAGCTTTCTCACCAAGGACCTGGGGTTGGACTGGAGGATGGGGGCAGAGTGGTTTGAGTACCTGCTG GTGGACTATGATGTCTGCAGCAATTATGGAAACTGGTTATATAGCGCTGGAATTGGAAACGATCCAAGAGAAAACAGGAAGTTTAACATGATTAAACAAGGCCTGGATTATGACAGCAAC GGAGATTATGTCCGACTGTGGGTTCCAGAAATACAGTGTGTAAAGGGAGGGGAGATACACACACTCTGGGCGCTGAGCAACACAGATCTCTCAGAAGCTGGGATAGCTTTAGGGGAGACCTATCCACTGCCAGTCGTCCTGGCCCGGGAATGGAGCAGACATATCAAGCAGAGGCCT
- the LOC140907831 gene encoding cryptochrome DASH-like isoform X2 gives MSGAGPRTVICLLRHDLRYHDSQVLHWAQNNADYIIPLYCFDPRQYLRTYYYGFPKTGPHRLKFLLESVKDLRQTLKKKGSNLVVRKGNPEDVVHDLITQLGTVAAVAFHEEVTKEELDVEKALQRVCAQHGVKIQTFWASTLYHRDDLPFSHISRLPDVYTQFRKAVEAQVKVRPTVQMADQLKPLAPGVEDGCIPLPEEFGQKDPLTDPRTAFPCSGGETQALMRLQHYFWDTNLVASYKETRNGLIGIDYSTKFAPWLALGCISPQYIYEQIRKYEKERTANQSTYWVIFELLWRDYFRFVALKYGTRIFLLKGLQDKEVPWKKDPKLLDAWKEGRTGVPFVDANMRELAATGFMSNRGRQNVASFLTKDLGLDWRMGAEWFEYLLGDYVRLWVPEIQCVKGGEIHTLWALSNTDLSEAGIALGETYPLPVVLAREWSRHIKQRPNKRDHPPRGRKDPSDTPRQHKDRGVDFYFSRNKDLS, from the exons ATGTCGGGGGCCGGGCCGAGGACGGTGATCTGCCTGCTGCGCCACGACCTGCGCTACCACGACAGCCAG GTACTACACTGGGCTCAGAATAACGCAGACTATATCATTCCTCTCTACTGCTTTGATCCAAGACAGTACCTAAGAACCTATTACTATGGTTTCCCAAAGACTGGGCCGCATCGACTCAAATTTTTACTGGAAAGCGTGAAGGATCTAAGGCAAACACTCAAGAAAAAAGGAAG TAATTTGGTGGTAAGGAAAGGGAATCCGGAAGATGTGGTTCATGATCTTATTACGCAGCTGGGCACCGTTGCTGCCGTGGCTTTCCATGAAGAG GTGACGAAAGAGGAGCTGGACGTAGAGAAGGCGCTGCAGCGGGTGTGCGCTCAGCATGGGGTGAAGATCCAGACCTTCTGGGCATCCACTCTCTATCACCGGGACGACCTGCCGTTCAGCCACATTTCCAG GTTGCCTGATGTCTATACCCAGTTCCGAAAAGCAGTGGAGGCTCAGGTCAAAGTCCGTCCCACTGTGCAGATGGCAGATCAGCTAAAGCCTCTGGCCCCAGGGGTAGAAGACGGATGCATCCCCTTGCCTGAGGAGTTTGGACAGAAGG ATCCCCTGACGGATCCGCGAACAGCCTTCCCCTGCAGCGGAGGAGAGACCCAGGCCTTAATGAGGCTGCAGCATTATTTCTGGGATACG AACCTAGTGGCATCTTACAAGGAGACTCGAAATGGACTGATAGGAATAGATTATTCAACCAAGTTTGCACCATG GCTGGCGTTAGGCTGTATTTCACCCCAATATATTTATGAGCAGATCCGGAAGTATGAAAAAGAGAGAACTGCAAATCAGAGCACATACTG GGTCATATTCGAACTCCTGTGGAGGGATTACTTCCGATTTGTCGCCCTGAAGTACGGGACAAGGATTTTCTTATTGAAAG GACTGCAGGATAAAGAGGTGCCTTGGAAGAAAGATCCCAAGCTATTGGACGCTTGGAAAG AAGGAAGAACGGGGGTTCCTTTTGTAGATGCCAACATGAGAGAGCTAGCAGCGACGGGCTTCATGTCCAACAGAGGGCGCCAGAATGTTGCCAGCTTTCTCACCAAGGACCTGGGGTTGGACTGGAGGATGGGGGCAGAGTGGTTTGAGTACCTGCTG GGAGATTATGTCCGACTGTGGGTTCCAGAAATACAGTGTGTAAAGGGAGGGGAGATACACACACTCTGGGCGCTGAGCAACACAGATCTCTCAGAAGCTGGGATAGCTTTAGGGGAGACCTATCCACTGCCAGTCGTCCTGGCCCGGGAATGGAGCAGACATATCAAGCAGAGGCCT
- the LOC140907831 gene encoding cryptochrome DASH-like isoform X4, which translates to MSGAGPRTVICLLRHDLRYHDSQVLHWAQNNADYIIPLYCFDPRQYLRTYYYGFPKTGPHRLKFLLESVKDLRQTLKKKGSNLVVRKGNPEDVVHDLITQLGTVAAVAFHEEVTKEELDVEKALQRVCAQHGVKIQTFWASTLYHRDDLPFSHISRLPDVYTQFRKAVEAQVKVRPTVQMADQLKPLAPGVEDGCIPLPEEFGQKDPLTDPRTAFPCSGGETQALMRLQHYFWDTNLVASYKETRNGLIGIDYSTKFAPWLALGCISPQYIYEQIRKYEKERTANQSTYWVIFELLWRDYFRFVALKYGTRIFLLKGLQDKEVPWKKDPKLLDAWKEGRTGVPFVDANMRELAATGFMSNRGRQNVASFLTKDLGLDWRMGAEWFEYLLQTQPFLLVLRVCLRWTMMSAAIMETGYIALELETIQEKTGSLT; encoded by the exons ATGTCGGGGGCCGGGCCGAGGACGGTGATCTGCCTGCTGCGCCACGACCTGCGCTACCACGACAGCCAG GTACTACACTGGGCTCAGAATAACGCAGACTATATCATTCCTCTCTACTGCTTTGATCCAAGACAGTACCTAAGAACCTATTACTATGGTTTCCCAAAGACTGGGCCGCATCGACTCAAATTTTTACTGGAAAGCGTGAAGGATCTAAGGCAAACACTCAAGAAAAAAGGAAG TAATTTGGTGGTAAGGAAAGGGAATCCGGAAGATGTGGTTCATGATCTTATTACGCAGCTGGGCACCGTTGCTGCCGTGGCTTTCCATGAAGAG GTGACGAAAGAGGAGCTGGACGTAGAGAAGGCGCTGCAGCGGGTGTGCGCTCAGCATGGGGTGAAGATCCAGACCTTCTGGGCATCCACTCTCTATCACCGGGACGACCTGCCGTTCAGCCACATTTCCAG GTTGCCTGATGTCTATACCCAGTTCCGAAAAGCAGTGGAGGCTCAGGTCAAAGTCCGTCCCACTGTGCAGATGGCAGATCAGCTAAAGCCTCTGGCCCCAGGGGTAGAAGACGGATGCATCCCCTTGCCTGAGGAGTTTGGACAGAAGG ATCCCCTGACGGATCCGCGAACAGCCTTCCCCTGCAGCGGAGGAGAGACCCAGGCCTTAATGAGGCTGCAGCATTATTTCTGGGATACG AACCTAGTGGCATCTTACAAGGAGACTCGAAATGGACTGATAGGAATAGATTATTCAACCAAGTTTGCACCATG GCTGGCGTTAGGCTGTATTTCACCCCAATATATTTATGAGCAGATCCGGAAGTATGAAAAAGAGAGAACTGCAAATCAGAGCACATACTG GGTCATATTCGAACTCCTGTGGAGGGATTACTTCCGATTTGTCGCCCTGAAGTACGGGACAAGGATTTTCTTATTGAAAG GACTGCAGGATAAAGAGGTGCCTTGGAAGAAAGATCCCAAGCTATTGGACGCTTGGAAAG AAGGAAGAACGGGGGTTCCTTTTGTAGATGCCAACATGAGAGAGCTAGCAGCGACGGGCTTCATGTCCAACAGAGGGCGCCAGAATGTTGCCAGCTTTCTCACCAAGGACCTGGGGTTGGACTGGAGGATGGGGGCAGAGTGGTTTGAGTACCTGCTG CAGACCCAGCCTTTCTTACTGGTTCTCCGTGTGTGTTTAAGGTGGACTATGATGTCTGCAGCAATTATGGAAACTGGTTATATAGCGCTGGAATTGGAAACGATCCAAGAGAAAACAGGAAGTTTAACATGA
- the LOC140907831 gene encoding cryptochrome DASH-like isoform X5: MSGAGPRTVICLLRHDLRYHDSQVLHWAQNNADYIIPLYCFDPRQYLRTYYYGFPKTGPHRLKFLLESVKDLRQTLKKKGSNLVVRKGNPEDVVHDLITQLGTVAAVAFHEEVTKEELDVEKALQRVCAQHGVKIQTFWASTLYHRDDLPFSHISRLPDVYTQFRKAVEAQVKVRPTVQMADQLKPLAPGVEDGCIPLPEEFGQKDPLTDPRTAFPCSGGETQALMRLQHYFWDTNLVASYKETRNGLIGIDYSTKFAPWLALGCISPQYIYEQIRKYEKERTANQSTYWVIFELLWRDYFRFVALKYGTRIFLLKGLQDKEVPWKKDPKLLDAWKEGRTGVPFVDANMRELAATGFMSNRGRQNVASFLTKDLGLDWRMGAEWFEYLLNKRDHPPRGRKDPSDTPRQHKDRGVDFYFSRNKDLS, from the exons ATGTCGGGGGCCGGGCCGAGGACGGTGATCTGCCTGCTGCGCCACGACCTGCGCTACCACGACAGCCAG GTACTACACTGGGCTCAGAATAACGCAGACTATATCATTCCTCTCTACTGCTTTGATCCAAGACAGTACCTAAGAACCTATTACTATGGTTTCCCAAAGACTGGGCCGCATCGACTCAAATTTTTACTGGAAAGCGTGAAGGATCTAAGGCAAACACTCAAGAAAAAAGGAAG TAATTTGGTGGTAAGGAAAGGGAATCCGGAAGATGTGGTTCATGATCTTATTACGCAGCTGGGCACCGTTGCTGCCGTGGCTTTCCATGAAGAG GTGACGAAAGAGGAGCTGGACGTAGAGAAGGCGCTGCAGCGGGTGTGCGCTCAGCATGGGGTGAAGATCCAGACCTTCTGGGCATCCACTCTCTATCACCGGGACGACCTGCCGTTCAGCCACATTTCCAG GTTGCCTGATGTCTATACCCAGTTCCGAAAAGCAGTGGAGGCTCAGGTCAAAGTCCGTCCCACTGTGCAGATGGCAGATCAGCTAAAGCCTCTGGCCCCAGGGGTAGAAGACGGATGCATCCCCTTGCCTGAGGAGTTTGGACAGAAGG ATCCCCTGACGGATCCGCGAACAGCCTTCCCCTGCAGCGGAGGAGAGACCCAGGCCTTAATGAGGCTGCAGCATTATTTCTGGGATACG AACCTAGTGGCATCTTACAAGGAGACTCGAAATGGACTGATAGGAATAGATTATTCAACCAAGTTTGCACCATG GCTGGCGTTAGGCTGTATTTCACCCCAATATATTTATGAGCAGATCCGGAAGTATGAAAAAGAGAGAACTGCAAATCAGAGCACATACTG GGTCATATTCGAACTCCTGTGGAGGGATTACTTCCGATTTGTCGCCCTGAAGTACGGGACAAGGATTTTCTTATTGAAAG GACTGCAGGATAAAGAGGTGCCTTGGAAGAAAGATCCCAAGCTATTGGACGCTTGGAAAG AAGGAAGAACGGGGGTTCCTTTTGTAGATGCCAACATGAGAGAGCTAGCAGCGACGGGCTTCATGTCCAACAGAGGGCGCCAGAATGTTGCCAGCTTTCTCACCAAGGACCTGGGGTTGGACTGGAGGATGGGGGCAGAGTGGTTTGAGTACCTGCTG